The DNA sequence agaggtgaggagaAGGCTGCGTGGGCTCAGGAGGCAGGTCCGAggggctcggggtgggggtggggggtcactCTGCTGGTAGGGGAGATCCTAACCGGCTGGCTGACCTGTCTCCACTGGGCACAGGCGCTGGGACTGGCCGGCCTGGTGGGAGAGGCGGAGGAGccggagggggaagaggaggaggaaggagaggggcccCTTTGCCCGGAGAAGAAGTTCCTGCATCTCAGCGATGGGGCCCTTCTCCTCCGGGTGCTGGGCATCATGTAAGAAGCCACCGGCCAGCCTCGGAGTCGGAGAGgtggcccctcccaccccaggctgctGGGAGGAGCCTGAAGGCTGGTGGGTGGAGCTCGGTTGGGGGAGGTGGGGCCTTGattgtccaccccccccccccccgaccacgtagctccctgtgcccacagaGCTCCTAGTTCTCGAGGGGGACCTCGGGTGGTTGGGGGCCGTGACGGTCCTGCATCCCGGCGGGTGTGGAACCTGAACCACCTGTGGGGCCGGCTGAGGGACTTCTACCAGGTGAGGGGTCGGGAAGCGGAGGCTGAGCCTGGGAGGCCCCCATGGGAAGGCCCCTCTCCTGTGTCCTATGTCCTGTCTCCTCTGCCCCCAGGAGGAGCTGCAGCTGCTGATCCTGTCGCCACCCCCAGACCTCCAGACGTTGGGGTTTGACCCCTTCTCAGGTGCTCTCTCCTACCACCCCTTCCTGCTGCTATCCCCTCGCCCCACCCCTAACTGTCTGTGGCTTGTGCCCTGTAGAGGAGGCCGTGGAGGAGTTGGAAGGCATCCTTCGGCTGCTGCTGGGGGCGTCAGTGCAGgtgagcagggcagggcagggcagggtccAGCTTCGGAGGAAGACGTGGGGGGCTGCCCATGCCAGCATTTCCGGCCTGTCTCCCTGCAGTGTGAGCACCGGGAACTCTTCATCCGACACATCCAGGGCCTCAGTCTGGAGGTCCAGAGCGAGCTGGCTGCTGCTATCCAGGAGGTACTTGGCAGGTCCACAGCCTGGGACCGGCACTGCCACCTGGGGGCGCCCTGCTCCTCACCTTCCCCGGCTGAACGGCCCTCCCTACTTGCCCAGGTGACCCAGCCTGGGGCAGGTGTGGTGCTGGCGCTGGCTGGGCCCGATCCTGGGGAGCTGGAGCCCCCAGAACTGGAGACGATGTCCCGGAGCCTGCTAGGGACTTTGCTAAGGCTGGCCCGGGAGCGTGATATGGGGGCCCAGGTAGGAGGCATTGTGACCCAGGTGGAGGAATGGGAGGACTGTGGGAACccagatatgtgtgtgtgggggggggagtggggattGGGGCCCACATTTGTGGGGCTGGGGTTGAGGGTCTTGGACCAGCAGAGCTACAAGAGCCAGAGATGGCTTGTGGTGACTGGGGGGCACGGGATGGGGTACTTCTGGCTTCTGACCCCGGCTTCCCACAGCGGCTGGCTGAACTGCTGCTGGAGAGAGAGCCGGCCCCCTTGTTACCAGAGGCTCCGGCTAGGATTCCCCCAGAGGGCCCCTCACACCACCTGGCCCTGCAGCTGGCTAACAGCAAGGCCCAGCTGCGGCGCCTGAGGCAGGAGCTGTGAGTACCCCGGTCTGGGAAGTGCGCCTGGCGGGAGAGGGGCCGATTAGACATGGATGGAGACGGGTGGGATCAGGCCTGGGGGTTCTGGGTTCCCACACCCCTCCAGCGTCCCTCTTCTCTAGGGAGGAGAAGGCCGAGCTGCTGCTAGACTCCCAGGCGGAGGTTCAGGGCTTGGAGGTCGAAATCCGACGGCTCCGCCAGGAGGTGCGCTCAGATGCTCCCCGCCGCTGTCGCATTCCCTAGCCCTCTCCCCCACGCCTCCTCTGTCCCATcgcctgccgccacccgggctccttcccctccctaATCCCTCTGGCCCGCGGCTGCCGGTCCCCAGCTCCGCACCGTCTGGCTCAGGCCCAGGCGCTGTCGGGACAGGCCAAGCGGTCCGAGCTGTACCGCGAGGAGGTAGAGGCGCTGCGGGAGCGGGCCGGTCGCCTGCCCCGCCTGCAGGAGGAGCTGCGACGCTGTCGCGAGCGGCTACAGGCGGCAGACGCTTGCAAAAGCCAGCTGGAGGTGAGGCGGGAGGCAGGGCCTGGAGGGGGCGGAGCACGGGGCGGGGCCTGGAGGGGGTGCCTGCTGGGGATGGGATGGGCCGGGACGGGGAGCGAATTGGGGCCTGGAGAAGAGAGGGCGAGGTCTAACGGACGAAACAGTCGGGGCTAGGAAAAATGGGTGAGGTGGTGTCTGGGGAAAGGGCCTCTGGAGAATGGGGCAgatggaggggagaggtgggggcgGTAGGTAAGGGGAGGTcctggagaggagggtggggccgAGTGCAGGGGAGGAACTGTCTGGAGAGAGCCCTTCGCAGTGGAGCCTAGAGGGATGCCACCTTGGGAGGGAGTTCTTGGGGAGAAGGGGCGGGGCTTACAtaggagggggcggggccaggtGCTGTGGAAGTGGTACCTGGAGAGACCCTGGAGAAGGAGGAGTAGATAGGAGGGAGAGGCGGGGCCTGGAGAGCACCggggtgcaggggtgcagggtcagatgggggagggaaggcagggtcTGTGGCCGTGGAGTGCTTGGGGGCCGCATCCCATTAGCGGTGGTCTCTGCTCCCCCACCAGGAGGAACGGGTTCTGTCCGGGACTCTGGAAGCCTCGAAGGCGCTGCTGGAGGAGCAGCTGGAGGCCGCTCAAGAGCGCTGCGCCCGGCTGCATGAGACTCAGCGGGAGAATCTGCTGCTGCGGACCCGTCTGGGCGAGGCCCACGCGGTGAGAGTGCCCGAGCGACCCCCAGTCACTCTATCTGTGACCCCTGGCGACCCTAATGGTTCCCCAGAGTTTTCTAGTGGTCCCTGTGACCCCTGACTCCTTGTTTCCCCTAGTGATCTAGCCCACACTTTGGCCTGGCCAGGGTGGGGAAGGCGTGTCtgaccctgcccttcccccaggagcTGGACACTCTGCGGCATCATGTGGACCAGCTGGCGGAGGAGAATGTGGCGCTGGAGCTGGAACTTCAGCGGAGCCTGGAGCCGCCCCCGGGCTCTCCAGGGGAGGGTGAGCAGAGCCCCTGTAGGTAGCGGGGCTGGGGATGTGGGGCTGGCTGCCTGTTTTCCTGCAGCTCTGGTGGGGATGGCTTCTGACTTCATTCTCTTCTcaaggtgttggggggggggcgtgtccATGGGTGTTGGGGAGGAACCAGGGATCATGGTAAAGGGTAGGGAGGGGTCCTAACCTCCTCTTGCCTTTCCCAGCACCCGTGCCAGGAGCAACCCCCTCACTTCACGATgaagtgagagaggcagaggctgggcggCTGCAGACcctggagagggagaatcaggagCTTCGGGCCCTGCTGCAGGGGCTCCGAGGGCAGCCTGAGGCCCAGGTGAGTCCCCTTCCCCAACCATCCTAGCGGGTCCTTTCTTGCTGCCTCCTGGGGGCTTGACCCTTCCTCTTATGTACCCTCAGCACCCCCTGCTGGAGGAGCAGAGCGAGGACTCCTTGGTTCCAGAGCTGGATGCGGCTCCCCAGGCTTGCTTGGCCTCAGCCCTGGGCCCCCAGGGTTTGGCTGGCCAGGTGGGGGATGAAGGCGCCCAGGCCTTGGACCTGGCTCCCCCGGGATCAGACTCGGCCCTTGAGAGATTAGCTGTGCGTCCCCAGTCTTCTGATTCAGACCCACAGGTGATAGAGAGGCCCCTCCAGATGGCTGTCACGGCCCCCCAGACCTCAGACTTGACCCTCCAGGAATCAGGCTGCCCTGTAGCAACACAGGGGTCCCTGGAGAAGGCTGGCTGTGGAGCCCTCCTCCAGACTCCCAGCTCTGTGGTCTCACCTCAAGGTCCAGGGGTGGAAATTCAGGCGGAGCTGTTAGGAGGAGAGATCGGAGAGTCAGGACCCAAAGCCCAGGTGCCGAGACAGGAGGGCCCTGCAAGCAAGCCTGGACCCTCAGAGCTCAGCCTCCACGCACagctggaggagcaggagaccccaGGCCAAGGGCTGGACCTACCCCACGGGCAGAGACAGGCCAGAGAACATGAACAGAAGCTGGAGGGGATGGCTGGGGACCCGGCCCAGCAAAATCCACAGCAGAAGTCGGAAGGGGCTCCGGAGGCCCAAACCTGGGAAGGGCCGATCCCAGGGGAGATCCTGGCTGGTGGTGGCCCAGAGCAGGAGGCCCTTAGGGAGGAGGTGGCACAGCTCAGGAGAGAGGCTGAGGCCCTTCGAGCAGAGCTAGAGGCCCAGACCCGGAGGCTGGAGGCCCGAGGCACAGAGGCTGCCCGCCTCTCGGAGGAGCTGGCTCAGGCACGGAAGGCAGAGACCGAGGCCCATGGGGAGGTGGAGGCCCAGGCCCGGGAGCAGGCCCGGCTGCGGGAGGCAGTGGAAGCAGCCGGCCGGGAGCTGGAGGCCGCGTCGCGGGAGCGGGAGGCCCTGGCAGAAGCGCTGGCGGCCACAGGCCGAGAGCGGAGGCAGTGGGAGCGCGAGGGGCCCCGACTGAGGGCCCGGGCTGAGACAGCGGAGGAGCGGCTGCAAGAGCTGGAGAGCGAGG is a window from the Ursus arctos isolate Adak ecotype North America unplaced genomic scaffold, UrsArc2.0 scaffold_23, whole genome shotgun sequence genome containing:
- the CCDC88B gene encoding coiled-coil domain-containing protein 88B, with product MDGGKGPRLKDFLSGSLATWALGLAGLVGEAEEPEGEEEEEGEGPLCPEKKFLHLSDGALLLRVLGIIAPSSRGGPRVVGGRDGPASRRVWNLNHLWGRLRDFYQEELQLLILSPPPDLQTLGFDPFSEEAVEELEGILRLLLGASVQCEHRELFIRHIQGLSLEVQSELAAAIQEVTQPGAGVVLALAGPDPGELEPPELETMSRSLLGTLLRLARERDMGAQRLAELLLEREPAPLLPEAPARIPPEGPSHHLALQLANSKAQLRRLRQELEEKAELLLDSQAEVQGLEVEIRRLRQEAQALSGQAKRSELYREEVEALRERAGRLPRLQEELRRCRERLQAADACKSQLEEERVLSGTLEASKALLEEQLEAAQERCARLHETQRENLLLRTRLGEAHAELDTLRHHVDQLAEENVALELELQRSLEPPPGSPGEAPVPGATPSLHDEVREAEAGRLQTLERENQELRALLQGLRGQPEAQHPLLEEQSEDSLVPELDAAPQACLASALGPQGLAGQVGDEGAQALDLAPPGSDSALERLAVRPQSSDSDPQVIERPLQMAVTAPQTSDLTLQESGCPVATQGSLEKAGCGALLQTPSSVVSPQGPGVEIQAELLGGEIGESGPKAQVPRQEGPASKPGPSELSLHAQLEEQETPGQGLDLPHGQRQAREHEQKLEGMAGDPAQQNPQQKSEGAPEAQTWEGPIPGEILAGGGPEQEALREEVAQLRREAEALRAELEAQTRRLEARGTEAARLSEELAQARKAETEAHGEVEAQAREQARLREAVEAAGRELEAASREREALAEALAATGRERRQWEREGPRLRARAETAEERLQELESEGRQRLQEAETERQALREELEKAVVRGRELGARLEHLQRELKQAATERQEFLREQEFQHQRYQGLEQRLEAELQAAATSKEEALRELKTRALQLEEELVQLRQGPEGLGSEGHLEPRTPGAQSGRLIEVERSNATLVAEKVALQGQLQHLEGQLGSLQGRAQELLLQSQRAQEFSSRLQAEKSVLEMQGQELHKKLGLLEEEVRVARQSQEETRGQQQALLRDHEALAQLQRRQEAELEGLLVRHRDLKANMRALELAHRELQGRHEQLQAQRASVEAQEMALLAERERLMQDGHRQRGLEEELRRLQSEHDRAQKLLAEVSRERGELQGERGELRGRLARLELERAQLEVQSQRLRESNQQLDLSACRLTTQCELLTELRSAQEEENRQLLAEVQALSRENRELLERSLESRDHLHREQREYLDQLNALRREKQKLVEKIMDQYRVLEPGPLPRTKKGSWLADKVKRLMRPRREGGPHGGPRLGADGAGSTESLGGPPETELSEGREADGTGSPSPAPMRRAQSSLCLRDETLAAGQRRKLSSRFPVGRSSESFSPGDTPRQRFRQRRPGPLGAPTSHGKGPGVGWDGSIETLSEHKADANGEGLEVQEPEKRPLTPSLSQ